One Plasmodium cynomolgi strain B DNA, chromosome 12, whole genome shotgun sequence genomic region harbors:
- a CDS encoding G-beta repeat protein (putative) produces MNAQNKPQIIEHINHPLDDTVYDVKWVHGKSDILAVGEKLNKKGYINVYNLNKGKFTCISDHETDTGVKTISPFFSYSGGYTIACGTFDGKILLYDINRMSTPYYTIHKHTKLINKVECKNYKNNNLVVSASRDGSVKIFDIRTDNEVVSLEPPKDSAYIPDCWCVATGNNYIEVKSPFGGGEENLNLCAGYDNGDIKFFDLKMMTVEHEVNVNNGVCAVSYDRKDTKKNKLICSTLEGNIYIFNMDVYSEDLGYAYSKDQIVSGLFCCLALYKYANPEKNYIFDETKGCKRGVVGELEKLNFLKVSTQPIISFDWNINKLGLCAFASLDQTIRVYIITKLNLC; encoded by the exons ATGAACGCCCAAAATAAGCCCCAAATCATCGAGCACATAAACCACCCCCTCGATGACACCGTCTACGATGTGAAATGGGTACACGGCAAGTCCGACATTCTCGCTGTCGGGGAAAagctaaataaaaaggggtacaTAAATGTGTATAATCTGAACAAGGGGAAGTTCACCTGCATTTCTGACCACGAAACGGACACGGGGGTAAAGACCATCagcccctttttctcctacTCCGGGGGGTACACCATTGCCTGCG GTACGTTCGACGGAAAAATACTACTGTACGATATTAACCGCATGTCCACCCCGTACTACACCATACACAAGCACACAAAACTCATAAACAAAGTAGAgtgtaaaaattacaaaaacaaTAATTTAGTTGTCAGTGCGAGTAGGGATGGGTCTGTCAAAATATTCGACATAAGAACGGATAATGAA GTTGTTAGTTTAGAGCCACCCAAGGATTCGGCTTACATCCCCGACTGTTGGTGTGTCGCGACAG GAAACAACTACATAGAAGTAAAATCTCCCTTTGGGGGAGGCGAAGAAAACCTGAATTTATGTGCAGGATATGACAATGGGGACATCAAATTTTTCGacttaaaaatgatgacagTAGAACATGAA GTCAACGTCAATAATGGCGTTTGCGCAGTGAGCTACGACAGGAAAGACacgaaaaagaacaaattaatttGCTCCACTTTGGAGggaaatatttatatctTTAACATGGATGTGTACAGCGAAGATTTGGGATATGCCTACAGCAAGGATCAGATTGTCTCAGGTTTGTTTTGTTGC CTTGCCCTGTACAAATATGCGAACCCTGAGAAAAATTACATCTTTGACGAAACCAAGGGGTGCAAAAGGGGCGTTGTAGGCGAactggaaaaattaaatttcctCAAAGTGTCCACTCAACCCATAATTTCATTCGACTGGAACATCAACAAGTTGGGACTCTGTGCCTTCGCGTCGTTGGATCAAACAATTAGGGTTTACATAATAACGAAGCTAAATTTGTGTTAA
- a CDS encoding hypothetical protein (putative), which produces MNRSAAVMFEENEKKKRKLFEDAPNYDANFLSNYVNEFNINHVGFSGVGGNEIRSNEIRSNEIRSNEIRSNEIRSNEIRSNDICVGQVGANQQCGGTICANHLGATHLGVNQNSFDPQAESRKDHLSPNVSNNCNSVHFNKNVLINSIDVLLNFINYSCLNESIKHEVLYDNLLNLRFHILSLNDEKFNQKKITEYFFKM; this is translated from the coding sequence ATGAATAGAAGTGCGGCAGTCATGTTCGAGgagaatgaaaagaaaaagaggaagctcTTTGAGGACGCGCCCAACTACGACGCCAATTTCTTATCCAATTACGTGAACGAGTTTAACATAAACCACGTTGGGTTCTCCGGGGTGGGCGGCAACGAGATTAGGAGCAACGAGATTAGGAGCAACGAGATTAGGAGCAACGAAATTCGGAGCAACGAGATTAGGAGCAACGAAATTCGGAGCAACGATATATGCGTCGGTCAGGTGGGCGCGAATCAGCAGTGCGGCGGCACCATATGTGCAAACCATCTAGGGGCGACCCACCTGGGTGTGAATCAAAACTCATTTGACCCACAGGCGGAAAGCAGGAAGGATCACCTCTCCCCCAACGTGTCCAACAACTGCAACAGCGTCCACttcaacaaaaatgtactaATCAACAGCATCGAtgttcttttaaattttataaattacaGCTGCCTCAATGAAAGCATAAAGCATGAAGTCCTTTACGACAATTTGTTGAATTTGCGTTTTCATATCCTCAGTTTAAATGACGAAAAATTTAATCAGAAAAAGATAactgaatatttttttaaaatgtag
- a CDS encoding male fertility protein pf47 (putative) — MKTLPLAIATYAFLLKECLNNPILPIEHLCDFALNPHSSIKPVLKESNGQDEVWCSVHNPHLTDYVAMVCPKKTENGDYKELETVPAECFAKHLYSPYDTAENEKDIELLELDKKLSFNKTFTDFVLKVLVIPGYYKHNKTIYCRCDNRKTKKGEDAGKIEEGKVGLVKIVLNKKDNKPRGIDFTESNELEQTDIEQNGNDKIIKVKENDIIHFKFNPNQNVEMKEYENIINMKYGFLQENVLNIRFPTVFLSTINFSMKITENTKPVVNIFMKIQKTESIDGCDFTKPAGEGDYQDGFSLADITSNEKICSVHIGSSQKKIAAGIKCPYKLTPTYCFRHVLYEKNIKGVMSYQPFLLTDILGILDVEFYSNAKEGSYIVGLPVSPQKYSVVRCVCENNGKTGIMELRIDSSSGWAFLSLTLMLLLTALLYAC, encoded by the coding sequence ATGAAGACGCTACCCCTTGCCATAGCGACCTATGCATTCCTACTGAAGGAATGTCTAAACAATCCAATACTTCCAATTGAGCATTTATGCGACTTCGCATTAAATCCGCATAGTAGCATCAAGCCAGTGTTGAAAGAATCGAATGGACAAGATGAAGTATGGTGCAGTGTGCATAACCCACATCTGACAGACTACGTAGCAATGGtatgtccaaaaaaaacagaaaatggAGACTACAAAGAGTTGGAAACAGTACCAGCTGAATGTTTTGCTAAACACTTATACTCCCCATATGATACagcagaaaatgaaaaagataTAGAACTCCTAGAattagataaaaaattatccttcAACAAGACATTTACCGATTTTGTATTAAAGGTATTAGTCATCCCAGGGTATTATAAACACAACAAAACCATATATTGTAGATGTGATAACAGGAAAACGAAGAAAGGTGAGGATGCTGGTAAAatagaagaaggaaaagtagGACtagtaaaaattgtattaaataaaaaagataataaACCTAGGGGAATCGATTTTACAGAATCGAATGAATTGGAACAAACAGACAtagagcaaaatggaaatgataaaataatcaaaGTCAAGGAAAAtgatattattcattttaagtTTAATCCAAATCAAAATGTTGAAATGAAGGAATacgaaaatattattaacatgAAGTATGGCTTTCTACAAGAAAACGTTTTAAATATCAGATTTCCAACAGTGTTTTTATCCACcataaatttttcaatgaaaattacagaaaatacaaaaccagttgtaaatatttttatgaagataCAGAAAACGGAAAGCATAGATGGATGTGATTTTACGAAACCAGCGGGGGAGGGAGATTATCAAGATGGATTTTCCTTAGCAGATATTAcatcaaatgaaaaaatttgttctgtACATATTGGATCCAGCCAGAAGAAAATTGCTGCAGGGATTAAGTGTCCCTATAAATTAACACCTACTTACTGCTTTAGACAcgttttatatgaaaaaaatatcaaggGGGTAATGTCTTATCAGCCCTTCTTGTTAACCGATATTTTGGGAATCCTCGATGTAGAATTCTACAGTAATGCTAAAGAGGGATCCTACATAGTTGGACTACCAGTCAGTCCGCAAAAATATTCTGTTGTGAGATGCGTTTGTGAGAATAATGGAAAGACTGGAATTATGGAACTCAGGATTGATTCTTCTTCTGGATGGGCTTTCCTCAGCCTCACCTTGATGCTTCTCCTCACTGCTCTCCTTTACGCGTGCTAG